A portion of the Streptomyces coeruleoprunus genome contains these proteins:
- a CDS encoding maltokinase N-terminal cap-like domain-containing protein, whose amino-acid sequence MAVIHHTTMTPTKLELLASWLPAQPWYAGPEAPAPTNAGGFRLDDPEGEVGIEFMVVADDRDGAPVAHLVPMTYRGAPLEGAEQGLIGTSEHGVLGTRWIYDGTHDPVLVTQLLALLRGDAVPQAQSLTDTPDETVTASAETAAVPADPGTWTVHHDEAGTRITLEKATLHIHRALTATTQPAEAAQGHVTAGWTPEAGTETRSAFVTLHPTTR is encoded by the coding sequence ATGGCTGTCATCCACCACACCACCATGACCCCGACCAAGCTGGAACTGCTGGCGTCCTGGCTGCCCGCGCAGCCCTGGTACGCGGGCCCCGAGGCACCGGCGCCGACCAATGCGGGCGGTTTCCGGCTCGACGACCCGGAGGGCGAGGTGGGGATCGAGTTCATGGTGGTCGCGGACGACCGGGACGGGGCCCCCGTCGCCCACCTCGTGCCGATGACGTACCGGGGCGCACCCCTGGAGGGCGCCGAGCAGGGCCTGATCGGCACGTCGGAGCACGGGGTGCTGGGGACGCGCTGGATCTACGACGGCACGCACGACCCGGTCCTGGTCACCCAGCTCCTGGCCCTCCTGCGGGGCGACGCCGTACCCCAGGCCCAGAGCCTGACCGACACCCCGGACGAGACGGTCACGGCGAGCGCGGAGACGGCCGCCGTACCGGCGGACCCGGGCACGTGGACCGTCCACCACGACGAGGCCGGCACCCGCATCACCCTGGAGAAGGCAACCTTGCACATCCACCGCGCCCTGACCGCCACCACACAGCCGGCAGAGGCCGCCCAGGGCCACGTCACAGCGGGCTGGACGCCCGAGGCGGGCACGGAGACCCGATCTGCGTTCGTGACCCTGCACCCGACAACGCGCTGA
- a CDS encoding GNAT family N-acetyltransferase produces MIDIRLLGPGDRARWEVLARGYKAFYRTEVADDGYEETWRRILDGREVRAFGAWADEELVGIAHYLFHATVWDAGGCYLQDLFVDEAARGRGVARALIERVADAARERGASRLYWTTKEDNAPARALYDQVARFHGFVRYDYPMG; encoded by the coding sequence GTGATCGACATACGCTTGCTGGGGCCCGGGGATCGTGCGCGGTGGGAAGTGCTGGCGCGTGGCTACAAGGCGTTCTACCGGACCGAGGTCGCCGACGACGGGTACGAGGAGACGTGGCGGCGGATCCTGGACGGGCGCGAGGTGCGGGCCTTCGGGGCCTGGGCCGACGAGGAGTTGGTGGGCATCGCGCACTATCTCTTCCACGCGACGGTGTGGGATGCCGGCGGCTGTTATCTCCAGGACCTTTTCGTCGACGAGGCCGCGCGCGGGCGGGGTGTGGCGCGGGCGCTGATCGAGCGGGTGGCCGACGCTGCGCGGGAGCGGGGTGCGTCCCGCTTGTACTGGACGACCAAGGAGGACAACGCCCCTGCGCGTGCTCTGTACGACCAAGTGGCCCGATTCCACGGGTTCGTTCGCTACGACTACCCGATGGGCTGA
- a CDS encoding VOC family protein, with the protein MPQIKDIVIDCEDPERLAEFWAEVLGRSVAARIGPYVFLTREEGPGLAFQKSTTPKTGKNRVHFDVSAPDPAAERSRIESLGGHRLDTYTAGGFLVMADPEGNEFCVIPEGPFDVDDEGRAGYLAGA; encoded by the coding sequence ATGCCACAGATCAAGGACATCGTCATCGACTGCGAGGACCCGGAACGCCTGGCGGAATTCTGGGCGGAGGTCCTCGGCAGGAGCGTGGCCGCCCGCATCGGCCCCTACGTCTTCCTCACCCGCGAGGAGGGCCCCGGCCTGGCCTTCCAGAAGTCGACCACCCCGAAGACGGGCAAGAACCGCGTCCACTTCGACGTCTCCGCCCCGGACCCGGCGGCGGAACGGTCCCGCATCGAATCCCTGGGCGGCCACCGCCTCGACACCTACACCGCAGGCGGCTTCCTGGTCATGGCCGACCCGGAGGGCAACGAGTTCTGCGTCATCCCGGAGGGCCCCTTCGACGTGGACGACGAGGGACGGGCGGGGTATTTGGCCGGAGCCTGA
- a CDS encoding GlxA family transcriptional regulator — protein sequence MTRQRLHASGKDVLVVVFDDVQSLDVTGPVEVFTGAGHAAGDPGRYRVRTASPDGRAVRTSSGIRITPDLALADVETPHTLLVPGGPGTRAGDRRLVEWLRVHGGRAERLVSVCTGALVLAEAGLLDGRRATTHWAFAPKLARDYPCVDVDPDPIYVRDGHVATSAGVTAGIDLALALVEEDLGRDIALTVARHLVVFLRRPGNQAQFSAQLSAQTAQREPLRDVQRWISEHPDADLSVTALAERARLSPRHFARAFRSETGTTPGRYVDRVRLEHARRLLEDTSDSVEEISRSCGYGTPEAMRRAFVKALGSAPAEYRRRFRVTAVQP from the coding sequence ATGACACGGCAGCGTCTCCACGCGAGCGGTAAGGACGTGCTCGTCGTCGTCTTCGACGACGTCCAGAGCCTCGATGTGACCGGGCCCGTCGAGGTGTTCACCGGCGCCGGTCATGCCGCCGGCGACCCCGGCCGCTACCGGGTCCGCACCGCGTCCCCCGACGGGCGGGCCGTACGGACGTCGAGCGGGATCAGGATCACGCCCGACCTCGCCCTCGCCGACGTGGAGACCCCGCACACCCTCCTCGTGCCCGGCGGCCCCGGCACCAGGGCCGGCGACCGGCGGCTCGTCGAGTGGCTGCGCGTCCACGGCGGCCGGGCCGAGCGACTGGTCTCCGTCTGCACCGGCGCCCTCGTCCTCGCCGAGGCCGGACTCCTCGACGGGCGACGCGCCACCACCCACTGGGCCTTCGCCCCGAAGCTCGCCCGCGACTACCCCTGCGTCGACGTCGACCCCGACCCCATCTACGTACGGGACGGCCACGTCGCCACCTCCGCCGGCGTCACCGCCGGCATCGACCTCGCCCTCGCGCTCGTCGAGGAGGACCTCGGCCGCGACATCGCCCTCACCGTCGCCCGGCACCTCGTCGTGTTCCTGCGCCGCCCCGGCAACCAGGCCCAGTTCAGCGCCCAACTGTCCGCGCAGACCGCACAGCGCGAGCCCCTGCGCGACGTCCAGCGCTGGATCAGCGAACACCCCGACGCCGACCTGTCCGTCACCGCCCTCGCCGAACGCGCCCGGCTCTCACCCCGGCACTTCGCGCGCGCCTTCCGCTCCGAGACCGGCACGACACCCGGCCGCTACGTCGACCGCGTACGCCTCGAACACGCCCGCCGACTGCTGGAGGACACCTCCGACAGCGTCGAGGAGATCTCCCGCTCCTGCGGATACGGCACCCCCGAGGCCATGCGCCGCGCCTTCGTCAAGGCCCTCGGTTCCGCGCCCGCCGAGTACCGCCGCCGCTTCCGCGTCACCGCCGTCCAGCCATGA